In Tenacibaculum sp. 190524A02b, the genomic stretch CCAAAAGAAATATCAAATGTGTTAGCTCTTTTGGAACAAGCACATTGTTGGTTGGAAATTCTTCAAGAAGACAAAGGAATAAAAGACAAGGAAGGAAAGATTTTACAATCTCATTTGGAATAGGTTAAATAATCTGTAGTTATGGCAATAATTGAAAATACAACACCGAGGGAAAATATGAAGGTTGCTAATCCTCCATCTATTTCGATTCGCGAAAGTTTGGAATTGACAACCGATAAGATATTAGTTACAGAATGGGCGGATCATCTTCATTGCAAGGTTCACTTAAAAACGGATAAGAGAAATCTAAAAATAAGTTTAGGACACAATGATGTCCTGGACATCTATAATCAAACGAAACACCTTTTAAAACAGTAATTAAAATAACATAATAAAAAAAATGAAGATAAAATCAAAAAATAAAGAGGTTGAAAGATGTATAGTTTTTAATGTAAATGGAAAAAAGATAGTATTAAGTAAAAATAAGGAGGATTTAAGAATAATGTTCAATGATTGGTTGGATAATGATTGTTTTGATAATGTTAATTTAAAAATAAAAGAAAAAGATATTAGTTTGTCGAGGTTAGAACGTTTCGAAAACTTCGATGGTTTTTAAAATTTTAACTACAATAATCTTCTTGTGAAAAAAGATAAAATAATGAGTCAAGTATTAATAGCGGAACAGCAAGAAAGGAATGTTAAGTCGAGGGTGTATGACTTAGCTAAAAAAATAGGTACCCGTAATGGTTTTTTTGAGTACTATTTTAAAATAGTGCTTCGTTGTAACTCTCAAAAGCAAGCTTTTGAGTTGGTTAATCAGATTCATTACTTGATTTATGATGAGTTTAGGTATAATTGTTATCACTCTTTTCTCAATCAAAGAAAAAAGATGTTTTAAAAGTATTAAATATGGTTGGTGATTTAAAAAATGAAAGAGAAGCTTTGGTTTTGGATGCTTTTCTAAATGATGAGAATAATACAGTTCCTGCAATTTCAAAAAAGTTGGGATTTGACGAAAGAACAGTGTCTAGAGTAATTAATAAGTATATAAAAAATTTAACGATTAATGAGTAGTAGTTTAACTCCAAATATGAAACTATTGTTGATAGTTTTGAGTACTTTTTTATTAGCGTTTGTTACCTCGTTATTGTTAGAGTTAAAGCTCTTTCAGAATGTGGTTAGGTTTTTTTTAGTTGTATTATTGATAATTTTAGAATTGTTTTTTGGTTTTCTTTTGGTGAAAAATTTATTAAAAAAAAACTAGTAAACCAATAGTTAATCAATAGTTAATAATATAACTACTAAAACTTATGATTTTTACATCGTAAAAGATGTAAAAAATGTTATTCCAAGCATTAAAAAATGAATTTAAAGGACAGTCGGTTAGCTCTGGTTTTGGTTTATGGCCAAGTATTACTAGTAGTTCGGTTGTTAACACTAATTCTGCATTAACTCTTTCTGCTTTTTATAACGCTGTGGATATAATAAGCAATGATTTTGCTAAACTTCCTAAGTCTCTTTATCAAAAAATAGAGGGTGATCGTAAAAAAAAACCAGATCATTCAATTAATTATATTCTTTCAAGACGTCCTAATAAACTTATGACGTCTTTTATGTTTGATAAAATGATGATTCAGTATGCAATTTTGAAAGGAAATGCCTACGCAATTATTGAACGTGATTATAAAGAGAAGGTGGTTGCTTTACATTTGGTAGAGCAAGATAAAACCTCTGTTACTGTTTGGAAGAAGAACAGGAAATTATATTATGAGATTGATGGGGAGATGTATAGTTCAGATGATGTTATTCATGTTCCGGGGTTTTCATTTGATGGAATTACGGGGATCGGGGTTGTGTCATTTGCTGCAAAAAGTTTAGGGGTTAATTTAAAATCACAAAACTTTGCAGATGAGTATTATGATTCCAAAGGAGAAGGTATAGCTGTAGTAACTTCAAGTAAGTCTATGGATCCGGACGCTAAAATTAGGTTGTCAAATGCAATAACAAGTAGGCTTAGTCAAAAAGGAATGGTTAAAGCAACTGTTTTAGATGAGTCGAATACATTTCAGCATATAAAATTAACACCTCAGGAAAGTCAATTTCTACAAACCAATTCTAACGGTGTGTTAGAGGT encodes the following:
- a CDS encoding helix-turn-helix domain-containing protein; its protein translation is MVGDLKNEREALVLDAFLNDENNTVPAISKKLGFDERTVSRVINKYIKNLTINE
- a CDS encoding phage portal protein, with protein sequence MLFQALKNEFKGQSVSSGFGLWPSITSSSVVNTNSALTLSAFYNAVDIISNDFAKLPKSLYQKIEGDRKKKPDHSINYILSRRPNKLMTSFMFDKMMIQYAILKGNAYAIIERDYKEKVVALHLVEQDKTSVTVWKKNRKLYYEIDGEMYSSDDVIHVPGFSFDGITGIGVVSFAAKSLGVNLKSQNFADEYYDSKGEGIAVVTSSKSMDPDAKIRLSNAITSRLSQKGMVKATVLDESNTFQHIKLTPQESQFLQTNSNGVLEVARWLNLPPHKLKSLENATFSNIEHQEIAHVSDSVLPWSLKFQNEYTVKLLSVAEEIEGYYIKFNTKSLLRADLKAQSEFFSKMIYAGVYTRNEVRALFELNALEGLDSPLTPVNTNILEQIDALLKQKQDG